Sequence from the Dehalococcoidales bacterium genome:
ATGTAGTCAGCGATATCACTGGCACGCTGTCGAGCATTGTCATAGGACTTATCGGCAAACATGTCACGCGGTCCAACGAGCTTGCCATCGCTTAGCTGAAAACCGGCAGCAACCACTCTGGGGGGGCCGTCAAACCGGGTCGGTGTGCTATCCGGGATGGAGACCGGCATCATGGGGCCATAGTGCGAGCCCCGCATCCAGCCCTCCACCAGGAGCGGGAATGCGAACGGCTCCAGGACCTCCCCTACCGCGGGGAACTCACCCTGGGAGCGGACAATACATACCGGGTCATCCTTACCCACGTATCGACCGGCAATATAGGCAAGGTGCTGTGTTGAAGAGGCGGATGCTATCTCGTTGGTCCGCCGGTTACGCACTGACTTCACCATGTAGCGTGATGTCGCCCCGATAAGGACCAGCAGGTCGTAAATCTCATCGGGCGCATTCAGTATTATCTTCTTACCTTCTTTGATGTCGTGTACCTCAAAGCTGAAACCGTCATGCATGTTGTCGGCAATCACCAGGCCGACAGTGTTGAAAGGGTCGGCGAATATCTTGTATAGCGGTAGATTCCATGCCCCGGACGATGTCTTATCCGCCATAAAGATGATGACCGTCTCCGCTCCTCGCTC
This genomic interval carries:
- the fbp gene encoding fructose-1,6-bisphosphate aldolase/phosphatase, whose protein sequence is MRITLSVIKADVGGYVGHSESHPDLLSRAAECLVKPKSDGLLVDYHVTKCGDDLQLIMTHQQGEDNEIIHKLAWDTFVDCTEVAKTLKLHGAGQDLLADAFSGNVRGMGPGVAEMEFEERGAETVIIFMADKTSSGAWNLPLYKIFADPFNTVGLVIADNMHDGFSFEVHDIKEGKKIILNAPDEIYDLLVLIGATSRYMVKSVRNRRTNEIASASSTQHLAYIAGRYVGKDDPVCIVRSQGEFPAVGEVLEPFAFPLLVEGWMRGSHYGPMMPVSIPDSTPTRFDGPPRVVAAGFQLSDGKLVGPRDMFADKSYDNARQRASDIADYMRQHGPFEPHRLPLDEMEYTTMPQVMEKIGGRFIDIPKDS